One genomic window of Corynebacterium massiliense DSM 45435 includes the following:
- the rplD gene encoding 50S ribosomal protein L4, translating to MSNLQLDVHTADGSTNGQVELPAAIFDTEVSIPLLHQVVTAQLAAARQGTHATKTRGMVSGGGRKPFRQKGTGRARQGSIRAPHYVGGGTVHGPQPRNYAQRTPKKMIKAALHGALSDRARNERIHVIEELVPGQQPSTKAAKAFLERLTERKNILLVIGREDLNARRSANNLPNVRILDAGQLNAYDVLDSDDVVFSVEALHTFVNRVTGADKEANNG from the coding sequence ATGAGCAACCTCCAGCTAGACGTCCACACCGCTGACGGCAGCACCAACGGCCAGGTCGAACTCCCGGCAGCCATCTTCGACACCGAGGTGTCGATCCCGCTGCTGCACCAGGTCGTGACCGCGCAGCTCGCCGCTGCCCGCCAGGGCACCCACGCCACCAAGACCCGTGGCATGGTGTCCGGCGGTGGCCGCAAGCCCTTCCGTCAGAAGGGCACCGGCCGTGCCCGTCAGGGTTCCATCCGCGCTCCGCACTACGTGGGCGGCGGCACCGTGCACGGTCCGCAGCCGCGTAACTACGCGCAGCGCACCCCGAAGAAGATGATCAAGGCTGCTCTCCACGGCGCACTGTCTGACCGTGCCCGCAACGAGCGCATCCACGTCATCGAGGAGCTCGTCCCGGGCCAGCAGCCGTCCACCAAGGCGGCCAAGGCCTTCCTCGAGCGCCTCACCGAGCGCAAGAACATCCTGCTGGTCATCGGCCGCGAGGACCTCAACGCTCGTCGCAGCGCGAACAACCTGCCGAACGTCCGCATCCTCGACGCCGGCCAGCTGAACGCCTACGACGTTCTTGACTCGGATGACGTTGTGTTCTCCGTGGAGGCCCTGCACACCTTCGTCAACCGCGTCACCGGCGCGGATAAGGAGGCCAACAATGGCTAA